Proteins from a genomic interval of Thermoplasmatales archaeon:
- a CDS encoding V-type ATP synthase subunit K (produces ATP from ADP in the presence of a proton gradient across the membrane; the K subunit is a nonenzymatic component which binds the dimeric form by interacting with the G and E subunits) → MAAGEDDIKSEIIVGCMIAASITGIASAIGLAFTGVSAVAVVAEKPELFGKTLILQLLPMTQSIYGLLTAILLMMGGGLLAGGGEITPLMGKGAIFIGMIVGFTGLSAIMQGMIASSAIAGTARNPGITARGIMYAATAETMAIFGLLVAILLMTGIGFL, encoded by the coding sequence ATGGCTGCGGGCGAAGACGACATAAAAAGCGAAATAATAGTTGGATGCATGATAGCTGCCTCAATAACAGGGATAGCATCAGCCATAGGATTAGCATTTACAGGAGTATCTGCGGTTGCTGTCGTGGCTGAGAAACCAGAGCTTTTTGGAAAAACCCTAATACTTCAGCTTCTTCCGATGACACAGTCTATCTATGGGCTCCTTACAGCGATATTGCTCATGATGGGCGGAGGCTTGCTTGCGGGTGGGGGAGAAATCACACCACTGATGGGCAAGGGAGCGATATTTATAGGAATGATAGTTGGCTTTACGGGATTATCCGCGATTATGCAGGGAATGATTGCCTCCTCAGCCATAGCTGGGACAGCGAGAAATCCAGGGATAACTGCTCGTGGGATAATGTATGCAGCAACAGCTGAAACGATGGCAATATTTGGACTACTTGTTGCAATCTTGCTTATGACAGGAATAGGTTTCT